Proteins encoded within one genomic window of Pieris rapae chromosome 1, ilPieRapa1.1, whole genome shotgun sequence:
- the LOC111004074 gene encoding uncharacterized protein LOC111004074 isoform X2, with protein MQTVTLLLFAVVLTVALAEGQYYVPRAYYTIDAEGHQSAPVPMRRLRRSLNPYPYPYGGANANANANAEANAWGGGSASANAQANARAGSGGWGLPIGAGYGAANPNALRH; from the exons ATGCAAACCGTCACATTACTTTTGTTCGCGGTCGTCTTGACCGTGGCTCTTGCAG AGGGCCAATATTACGTTCCGCGCGCCTACTACACAATAGATGCAGAAGGTCATCAGTCGGCGCCAGTGCCTATGCGCAGGCTTCGACGCTCCCTGAATCCTTATCCGTACCCATATGGAGGAGCGAATGCCAATGCAAACGCGAACGCTGAAGCAAATGCTt GGGGTGGTGGCAGTGCTAGTGCAAATGCTCAAGCCAACGCACGCGCGGGTTCTGGGGGCTGGGGCCTTCCCATTGGAGCTGGCTACGGCGCTGCAAATCCTAACGCATTAAG GCACTAA